The genomic region caacaaagaaaaattcaaagggaagaaaaagttCGCTAAGAGAAGATTCCCCAAGAAGAAGGTTTTTATCTCCAAGGAGAGTGATGACTCCTCATCTGATTCAGAGATTGATGAAGATTCAGGCAGTGATATCAGTGAGTGTCTATTCATGGCTTATGAAATCAATAAGGATGAAAATCAGCCTTCTGAAGAGACAGAGGAAATGGAAGCTATAGTGGATCTTGAGGGTGAGTTGGAAGAGGCTCTTAAGAGGCTTgatattgagaaaaaaaaaaagaataagaagctGGTCAAGGTCTGtatgaaacaagaaaaggaattgGAGTGTTTGAAGGATAGCCAAACAACTTTGAATGATCTTGAGACTCAACTTGCATTCAAGGTTACTCACTGCAACAAGCTTGCTCAAGAAAATGAGGTTCTTCAAAGCCAAATCAAAGAGTATGAAGACAAAATCAGCAACTATGAGCTGATGTGGGTTGAACTTAATAAGTTGAAACATAAAGTTAGAAAATTTGATGAGACTGGAGTATCTCAAGAAATTCAGCTCACTCAATCTCAACCAAATGAGTCAAGTCAGATTCTTGAGAAGATCATCAATAATCAGAGACCAGCTGGCAtgaaatcaggtttgggatatGTTCATATGGAATCATCTGAGAATAATGAGCAACTTACCAAAAACTTGAAGAAGATGGATTTTGTGAAAGAAGTCAGCTTTATTGATGCAAGAGGAAAAACTTCTCATGCAACATGTAAGGGGgagcaaaagaagaaacatcaaGAGCAAAGAAATCAGCAAAAGACTAATGCCTCTCATTGCAAATTCTATGGCACATTCAGGTTTGGAAGATCAAGATTTCAAGGCAAACAGAGCAACTACTTTCCTGGTTATTGTTTCAAGTGTAACACCTATGGGCATAAGATAACCACTTGCAAGTTCAACTCAAAGCAAGTGTTTTTCACTAGTAAAAACTCTTTTGCACCTTTGTTGCAAAATGTCATGTGTTACAGTTGTTGCAGTCATGGTCACCTTGCTAAGAATTGCAAATAGCCCATCTATTTCTCTCCCATAAAGAAGCCAATTCAAAAGAAGACTACAATTGGTTCAGATGTGAAAAAGCAAGTTAAGAAGGTTTGGGTTGAAAAAGTTTTAAGAGAAAAGAGTATTAACTCTTTGGTTGTTCAAACTGCTTTTAAAGCTCAACACAAGGTTGTTCCATGGATCCTTGATAGTGGTTGTTCAAGTCACATAACTGGTGACAAGAACAAGTTTGTAGAGCTTAACCAATATGAAGGTGGATCTATTAAATTTGGAAACAGTGAGAATGTCAAGATAGTTGGCAAGGGCACAGTGCATCTAGATGATGGAAAAGTGAAGACATTTGATGTTTTATATGTTTCAGGCTTGAAGCATAATCTTCTCAGCA from Telopea speciosissima isolate NSW1024214 ecotype Mountain lineage unplaced genomic scaffold, Tspe_v1 Tspe_v1.0646, whole genome shotgun sequence harbors:
- the LOC122648256 gene encoding uncharacterized protein LOC122648256, which gives rise to MAHNKVSGYGRAPHFDGTEYVFWKNKMETYLGSPGYGVLRSIYTEFEIPIAEPTDEAEIKKFENNLKAMNALKSALTNSELAKVIDCKTAKQLWDRLKGVHEGDQRVKKSKLQVHKVNFEGLKMNESEDIETYMVRVNEVVNAIRGLGHTLSGSEICQKILRSLLPKYDSKVSVIEYHDDIDNLALDVLQGKLKAYEMRTRKGKGKAEDKELGFKIMKNMRIEENSDIELDSDDEAEANFIRKLTIGKGKYQGKLPFKCFRCGDIGHYAASCPQKKNFKGNGDEDNNNNKEKFKGKKKFAKRRFPKKKVFISKESDDSSSDSEIDEDSGSDISECLFMAYEINKDENQPSEETEEMEAIVDLEGELEEALKRLDIEKKKKNKKLVKVCMKQEKELECLKDSQTTLNDLETQLAFKVTHCNKLAQENEVLQSQIKEYEDKISNYELMWVELNKLKHKVRKFDETGVSQEIQLTQSQPNESSQILEKIINNQRPAGMKSGLGYVHMESSENNEQLTKNLKKMDFVKEVSFIDARGKTSHATCLEDQDFKANRATTFLVIVSSPIYFSPIKKPIQKKTTIGSDVKKQVKKVWVEKVLREKSINSLVVQTAFKAQHKVVPWILDSGCSSHITGDKNKFVELNQYEGGSIKFGNSENVKIVGKGTVHLDDGKVKTFDVLYVSGLKHNLLSISQMCDKGHKVVFDKSGCEIIKSKNGKLVASGVRTSGNLYALSDTTGGSCL